One Cryptomeria japonica chromosome 9, Sugi_1.0, whole genome shotgun sequence genomic window carries:
- the LOC131077138 gene encoding putative Myb family transcription factor At1g14600 — translation MESSGRSGAVRQYVRSNVPRLRWTSELHHCFLNAVDTLGGQEKATPKLVLQLMDVKGLTISHVKSHLQMYRSTKIDENSHESETRRSRNDRYSPPCFPCKFYSSPTHSTTSGLLPNRSGREEESHGADPAIGLVEVMSRTENSMDEKRKAEEMEIALSLSLSLNPKKPKTSPSHTFSSLSHTWEESSGSRKHYTYNVSRKQHTQCLASRVNSDDDYGHIQLDLTMSIGQTA, via the exons ATGGAATCAAGTGGAAGGAGTGGTGCAGTAAGGCAATATGTTCGCTCAAATGTTCCAAGGCTAAGATGGACATCTGAGCTTCATCACTGCTTTCTCAATGCAGTGGACACACTTGGTGGTCAAGAAA AGGCTACACCCAAGCTTGTTCTTCAGCTGATGGATGTGAAAGGACTCACCATATCCCATGTGAAAAGTCATCTGCAG ATGTATCGAAGTACGAAAATTGATGAAAACAGCCATG AAAGTGAAACAAGGAGATCAAGGAATGACAGATACAGTCCTCCTTGTTTTCCGTGCAAGTTTTATTCTTCACCCACCCATTCAACTACATCAGGCCTTTTACCAAACAG ATCAGGGAGAGAAGAAGAAAGTCATGGAGCTGACCCTGCAATAGGTCTAGTTGAGGTTATGAGTAGGACGGAGAACAGTATGGATGAAAAAAGGAAGGCTGAGGAAATGGAGATTGCCCTCTCCCTTTCACTTTCTTTAAATCCCAAGAAGCCCAAAACATCTCCATCTCACACCTTTTCATCACTCTCTCACACTTGGGAAGAGAGCAGTGGTAGCAGGAAACACTATACTTATAATGTTTCCAGAAAACAACATACACAGTGCCTAGCTTCTAGAGTTAATAGTGATGATGACTATGGCCATATCCAACTGGACTTGACCATGTCTATAGGTCAAACTGCATAG